The Diaphorobacter ruginosibacter genome contains a region encoding:
- the purL gene encoding phosphoribosylformylglycinamidine synthase gives MTLHLTQFDGGNAISAFRVQQLQSELEAIHPRITGIAAHFVHLVASHEPLSDAQIDRFAALLTYGDPYEGPNDGTVLIVTPRLGTISPWASKATDIARNCGLDVVRVERVTEYRISLKSGLLGGKAELTQEQLGQIAALLHDRMTESVVATRAEAEKLFSALAAQPMEFVDVLGGGRAALEAANRQWGLALADDEIDYLVSAFQGLKRNPTDVELMMFAQANSEHCRHKIFNARFTIDGVDQDKSLFGMIRNTEAVSPQHTIVAYADNASIMEGHEVERFVARFDAGNSPSYAKSSAVNQVLMKVETHNHPTAISPFPGASTGAGGEIRDEGATGRGSKPKAGLTGFTVSKLWGSEVGKPEHIASPLQIMIEGPLGGAAFNNEFGRPNLTGYFREYEQQVGDITRGYHKPIMIAGGLGVIDAQQVKKVEFPAGSLLIQLGGPGMRIGMGGGAASSMATGTNAAELDFDSVQRGNPEIERRAQEVINHCWAQGAKNPILAIHDVGAGGISNAFPELTNDAGRGARFDLRAVKLEESGLAPKEIWSNESQERYVMAIAPDSLDMFTAFCERERCPFAVIGVATEERQLVLEDTAVASGDQKFPVDMPMDVLLGKPPKMHRDVKTVLRELAPVDLTGVPLEKAVIEVLAHPTVASKRFLITIGDRAVGGLTHRDQMVGPWQVPVADVAVTLADFQGFKGEAMAMGERTPLAAINAPASGRMAVAEAITNMLAAPIELPRVKLSANWMAACGEAGEDAALYATVKAVGMELCPELNVSIPVGKDSLSMRTQWSEGGEMKKVTSPVSLIVTGFASIDDVRGTLTPQLDATVDDSTLVLIDLGRGKMRMGGSILGQVLNQAGNETPDLDEAKDLIALVDAVNALRAKGLILAYHDRGDGGLLATAAEMAFAGHVGVALNVDMLITEGDGISDSRMDSGEGKNWGAQVSGRREDMTLRALFNEELGALIQIRTSDRAEVMQILRDHGLSLCSNVVGKTRPASSQLDDGKGELQVWRDAKKVFGATLSDLHQVWDAVSWKIAQQRDNPAAADSEHAAAGEPADPGMHVHLTFDPEDNVAAPFLSLAKPRVAVLREQGVNSHVEMAYAFTEAGFEAVDVHMSDLQAGRAQLKDFAGVVACGGFSYGDTLGAGIGWARSITFNDRLSAEFQQFFGRVDTFGLGVCNGCQMFAELADIIPGAQDWPRFTQNQSNRFEARLSMVEVLESPSLFLQGMAGSRLPIAVAHGEGSANFNYRGNQAKAIAAMRFVDNRGQATEQYPFNPNGSAGGLTAVTTADGRFTAMMPHPERVFRNIQMSWTNGDKSQFSPWMRVWRNARKWLG, from the coding sequence GTGACCTTGCACCTCACCCAGTTTGACGGCGGGAACGCCATCAGCGCTTTCCGCGTACAGCAACTGCAATCCGAGCTTGAAGCCATCCACCCCAGGATTACCGGCATCGCAGCCCATTTCGTGCATCTGGTGGCGTCGCACGAGCCGCTGAGTGATGCGCAGATCGACCGCTTTGCCGCGCTGCTGACCTACGGCGATCCCTACGAAGGCCCGAACGACGGCACCGTGCTGATCGTTACCCCGCGCCTGGGAACCATTTCGCCCTGGGCGTCGAAGGCCACCGACATCGCGCGCAACTGCGGCCTCGACGTGGTGCGCGTGGAACGCGTGACGGAATACCGCATCAGCCTCAAGTCCGGCCTGCTGGGCGGCAAGGCCGAACTCACGCAGGAGCAGCTTGGCCAGATCGCCGCGCTGCTGCATGACCGCATGACCGAGTCGGTGGTCGCCACGCGTGCCGAAGCCGAAAAGCTGTTCTCCGCACTGGCGGCGCAGCCCATGGAGTTCGTCGACGTCCTCGGCGGCGGCCGTGCGGCCCTCGAGGCGGCCAACAGGCAATGGGGCCTGGCGCTGGCGGACGACGAGATCGACTACCTCGTGAGCGCCTTCCAGGGCCTCAAGCGCAATCCGACCGACGTCGAGCTGATGATGTTCGCGCAGGCCAACTCCGAGCACTGCCGCCACAAGATCTTCAATGCCAGGTTCACCATCGACGGCGTGGACCAGGACAAGTCGCTGTTCGGCATGATCCGCAACACCGAAGCAGTCTCGCCCCAGCACACCATCGTGGCGTATGCCGACAACGCATCGATCATGGAAGGCCATGAGGTCGAGCGTTTCGTCGCCCGGTTCGATGCCGGCAATTCGCCCAGCTACGCCAAGAGCAGCGCCGTGAACCAGGTGCTGATGAAGGTCGAGACGCACAACCACCCCACGGCGATTTCCCCGTTCCCCGGCGCATCGACCGGCGCGGGCGGTGAGATCCGCGACGAGGGCGCGACCGGCCGAGGCTCCAAGCCCAAGGCGGGCCTGACGGGCTTCACGGTCTCCAAGCTCTGGGGAAGCGAAGTGGGCAAGCCCGAGCACATCGCGAGCCCGTTGCAGATCATGATCGAGGGGCCGCTCGGCGGCGCGGCGTTCAACAACGAATTCGGCCGTCCCAACCTGACCGGCTATTTCCGCGAATATGAACAGCAGGTGGGCGACATCACACGCGGCTACCACAAGCCCATCATGATCGCGGGCGGCCTCGGGGTGATCGACGCGCAGCAGGTCAAGAAGGTGGAGTTTCCTGCGGGCTCGCTGCTGATCCAGCTGGGTGGCCCGGGTATGCGCATCGGCATGGGCGGAGGCGCCGCGAGCTCGATGGCGACCGGCACGAACGCGGCCGAGCTCGACTTCGACTCCGTGCAGCGCGGCAACCCCGAGATCGAGCGCCGTGCGCAGGAGGTCATCAACCACTGCTGGGCCCAGGGCGCGAAGAACCCGATCCTCGCGATCCACGACGTGGGCGCGGGTGGCATCTCCAATGCGTTTCCCGAACTGACCAACGACGCAGGCCGTGGGGCGCGCTTCGACCTGCGCGCCGTGAAGCTGGAGGAATCCGGCCTCGCGCCCAAGGAAATCTGGTCCAACGAAAGCCAGGAGCGCTACGTCATGGCGATTGCGCCGGATTCGCTCGACATGTTCACCGCCTTCTGCGAGCGCGAGCGCTGCCCGTTCGCCGTGATCGGCGTGGCGACCGAGGAGCGTCAGCTGGTCCTGGAGGACACGGCCGTGGCGTCGGGCGACCAGAAGTTTCCGGTCGACATGCCCATGGACGTGCTGCTGGGCAAGCCGCCCAAGATGCATCGCGACGTGAAGACCGTCCTGCGCGAACTGGCGCCTGTCGATCTCACCGGCGTTCCGCTGGAGAAGGCCGTGATCGAGGTGCTCGCGCATCCCACGGTGGCTTCCAAGCGCTTCCTGATCACCATCGGCGATCGCGCCGTGGGCGGCCTCACGCACCGCGACCAGATGGTCGGTCCGTGGCAGGTGCCCGTGGCCGACGTGGCCGTGACGCTGGCCGATTTCCAGGGCTTCAAGGGCGAGGCCATGGCCATGGGCGAGCGCACGCCGCTGGCGGCCATCAACGCTCCAGCGTCGGGCCGCATGGCGGTGGCCGAGGCCATCACCAACATGCTGGCCGCGCCGATCGAACTGCCGCGCGTGAAGCTGTCCGCCAACTGGATGGCAGCCTGCGGCGAGGCCGGTGAAGACGCGGCCCTCTACGCCACGGTGAAGGCCGTGGGCATGGAGCTGTGTCCCGAGCTGAATGTGTCCATTCCCGTCGGCAAGGATTCGCTCTCGATGCGCACGCAGTGGAGCGAAGGCGGCGAGATGAAGAAGGTCACGTCACCCGTGAGCCTGATCGTGACCGGCTTTGCATCGATCGACGACGTGCGTGGAACGCTCACGCCACAGCTCGACGCCACGGTGGACGATTCCACCCTGGTGCTGATCGACCTGGGTCGCGGCAAGATGCGCATGGGCGGCTCGATCCTGGGCCAGGTGCTCAACCAGGCGGGCAACGAGACGCCGGACCTGGACGAGGCCAAGGACCTGATCGCCCTGGTCGACGCCGTGAACGCGCTGCGCGCCAAGGGCCTGATCCTGGCCTACCACGACAGGGGTGACGGCGGCCTGCTGGCCACCGCCGCTGAAATGGCGTTTGCGGGCCACGTGGGCGTGGCGCTGAACGTGGACATGCTGATCACCGAAGGCGACGGCATCAGCGACAGCCGCATGGATTCGGGTGAGGGCAAGAACTGGGGTGCGCAGGTCAGCGGCCGCCGCGAGGACATGACGCTGCGCGCGCTGTTCAACGAAGAACTGGGCGCGCTGATCCAGATCCGCACCAGCGACCGCGCCGAGGTCATGCAGATCCTGCGTGATCATGGGCTGTCGCTGTGCTCCAACGTGGTCGGCAAGACCCGTCCCGCATCGTCGCAGCTCGATGATGGCAAGGGCGAACTGCAGGTCTGGCGCGATGCCAAGAAGGTCTTCGGTGCAACGCTGTCCGACCTGCATCAGGTCTGGGACGCCGTGAGCTGGAAGATCGCGCAGCAGCGCGACAACCCGGCTGCAGCCGACAGCGAACACGCGGCAGCAGGCGAGCCGGCAGACCCGGGCATGCACGTGCATCTCACGTTTGACCCCGAGGACAACGTGGCCGCGCCGTTCCTCAGCCTCGCCAAGCCACGCGTGGCCGTGCTGCGTGAGCAGGGCGTGAACTCGCATGTCGAGATGGCCTATGCCTTCACCGAAGCCGGTTTCGAGGCCGTGGACGTGCACATGAGCGATCTGCAGGCGGGTCGCGCGCAGCTCAAGGACTTCGCAGGCGTGGTGGCCTGTGGCGGCTTCAGCTACGGCGACACGCTGGGTGCCGGCATCGGCTGGGCGCGTTCGATCACCTTCAACGACCGCCTCTCGGCGGAGTTCCAGCAGTTCTTCGGCCGAGTCGATACCTTCGGCCTCGGTGTCTGCAACGGCTGCCAGATGTTTGCCGAACTGGCCGACATCATTCCCGGTGCGCAGGACTGGCCGCGCTTCACGCAGAACCAGAGCAACCGCTTCGAGGCGCGCCTGTCGATGGTGGAGGTGCTGGAGTCGCCCAGCCTGTTCCTGCAGGGCATGGCCGGCAGCCGCCTGCCGATCGCGGTGGCGCACGGCGAGGGCTCTGCGAACTTCAACTACCGCGGCAACCAGGCCAAGGCGATCGCCGCCATGCGCTTCGTGGACAACCGTGGCCAGGCGACCGAGCAATATCCGTTCAATCCGAACGGCAGCGCCGGTGGCCTGACCGCCGTGACGACGGCCGACGGCCGCTTCACCGCAATGATGCCGCACCCCGAGCGCGTGTTCCGCAATATCCAGATGAGCTGGACGAATGGCGACAAGAGCCAGTTCAGCCCATGGATGCGCGTGTGGCGCAATGCCCGAAAGTGGCTGGGGTGA
- a CDS encoding DUF808 domain-containing protein yields MAGGGLLMLLDDITALLDDIAVMSKMAARNSTAAVDDVATMTKVAMQKTAGVLGDDLALNAEKVTGVNANRELPVVWAVAKGSLWNKFILVPAALIISAFAPWLIKPLLMVGGAFLCFEGVEKILGLFHKPAKPDAAEIAAEFAVAEQKGVAPSSVRAAKELPGSAADYEKDKIKGAIRTDFILSAEIMAIALGTVSDKPIWEQGLVLVSVALAITVFVYGLVAGIVRMDDMGEWLKAKSSAFARAIGRGLIASTPWLMRGLSIVGTAAMFLVGGSLLVHGIPFIEHWLEAVVASSGALTAFVLPLLVHAGVGAAIGALVVAGVHAWSAIRGKSAH; encoded by the coding sequence ATGGCAGGTGGCGGACTTTTGATGTTGCTGGACGACATCACGGCTTTGCTTGACGATATTGCGGTGATGTCCAAGATGGCTGCGCGCAACAGCACGGCGGCGGTGGACGATGTGGCCACCATGACCAAGGTGGCCATGCAGAAGACGGCGGGTGTGCTGGGAGACGATCTGGCGCTGAATGCGGAAAAGGTCACCGGCGTGAATGCCAATCGCGAACTGCCCGTGGTCTGGGCCGTGGCCAAGGGCTCGCTCTGGAACAAGTTCATCCTTGTGCCGGCCGCGCTGATCATCAGCGCATTCGCGCCCTGGCTGATCAAGCCGCTTTTGATGGTCGGCGGGGCCTTCCTGTGCTTTGAGGGTGTCGAGAAAATCCTGGGCCTGTTCCACAAGCCCGCCAAGCCGGATGCGGCTGAGATTGCCGCCGAATTTGCCGTGGCGGAGCAGAAAGGCGTTGCACCATCGTCAGTGCGTGCGGCCAAGGAGCTTCCGGGTTCGGCGGCGGACTACGAAAAGGACAAGATCAAGGGTGCGATCCGTACCGATTTCATTCTCTCGGCAGAAATCATGGCGATTGCGCTCGGCACGGTCTCCGACAAGCCGATCTGGGAGCAGGGCCTGGTGCTGGTGTCCGTGGCGCTGGCGATCACGGTATTCGTGTATGGACTGGTGGCGGGCATTGTGCGCATGGACGACATGGGCGAGTGGCTCAAGGCCAAGAGCAGCGCCTTCGCCCGCGCCATTGGCCGGGGACTGATCGCCAGCACGCCGTGGCTGATGCGCGGCTTGTCCATTGTCGGCACGGCGGCCATGTTTCTTGTGGGCGGCAGCCTGCTGGTGCATGGCATTCCCTTCATCGAGCATTGGCTCGAAGCCGTCGTCGCGAGCAGCGGCGCCCTGACGGCCTTCGTGTTGCCGCTGCTGGTGCATGCGGGTGTGGGAGCCGCCATCGGCGCGCTGGTGGTGGCCGGCGTGCATGCCTGGAGCGCGATCCGCGGCAAGAGCGCCCACTGA
- a CDS encoding DUF1513 domain-containing protein, whose product MKNATLNPLHWSRREWLHWLSTSAMGTAGLGVSGLSLSGEVDVANDATAVTARLAAVWQDRTDGMAQDWAGVLSAAVGPGGQVAWNVAAKMALPTRGHGLQRLPDGQIVFAARRPGDWLVRWQPEDGKAHWAWMDEDRCFNGHVVLAGDATVHAHGGASGSAGILLTTETDLEDSQGCIGLRDARTLEKRAEWRTHGMDPHELIVLAEAVGSYPAGTLIVANGGIPTQSETGRSKKWLDGMDPSLVALDPRDGRLLGQWKLPDPRLSIRHLAWDSERQIMGIALQAEHSDARRQGAPVFAVWNGRELRAAQDQPPLAGYGGSVECAPGPQGGFVVSCPRSNCLARFDTQGRYLGAVEQADVCPLARDGERLWSGGQGRVTLQSPQHARLASDNAPGVQLDNHWRLLREPGEGVQRA is encoded by the coding sequence GTGAAGAACGCCACGCTCAACCCCCTTCATTGGTCCAGGCGCGAATGGCTGCACTGGCTGAGCACCTCGGCAATGGGGACGGCCGGCCTCGGGGTATCGGGTCTTTCGTTGTCCGGCGAGGTGGATGTGGCCAACGACGCCACGGCAGTTACGGCACGCCTGGCGGCCGTCTGGCAGGATCGCACCGACGGAATGGCGCAAGATTGGGCGGGCGTGCTCAGCGCAGCGGTGGGGCCCGGTGGGCAGGTGGCCTGGAATGTGGCTGCGAAGATGGCGCTGCCGACCCGGGGCCATGGCCTGCAGCGGCTGCCCGATGGCCAGATCGTGTTTGCCGCGCGTCGGCCCGGCGATTGGCTGGTGCGCTGGCAACCCGAGGACGGCAAGGCGCATTGGGCCTGGATGGACGAGGACCGCTGTTTCAATGGCCATGTGGTGCTCGCAGGCGATGCCACTGTGCACGCACACGGCGGCGCCTCCGGTTCGGCGGGTATTCTGCTGACCACGGAAACCGATCTGGAAGACAGCCAGGGCTGCATCGGGCTGCGCGATGCACGCACGCTGGAAAAGCGGGCCGAATGGCGCACGCACGGCATGGACCCCCATGAGCTGATCGTGCTTGCAGAGGCCGTAGGTTCCTATCCCGCAGGTACGCTGATCGTTGCCAACGGCGGCATTCCCACGCAAAGCGAGACGGGGCGCAGCAAGAAGTGGCTGGATGGCATGGATCCGTCACTGGTGGCGCTGGATCCCCGGGACGGCCGCTTGCTCGGCCAGTGGAAACTGCCAGACCCGCGCCTGTCCATTCGCCATCTCGCCTGGGATTCCGAGCGTCAGATCATGGGCATCGCCCTACAGGCCGAACACTCGGATGCGCGGCGCCAGGGGGCGCCTGTGTTTGCCGTGTGGAATGGTCGCGAACTGCGCGCAGCGCAAGATCAGCCTCCGCTCGCGGGCTATGGCGGTAGCGTGGAGTGCGCGCCTGGGCCGCAAGGTGGCTTTGTCGTCAGTTGCCCCAGATCGAACTGCCTGGCTCGGTTTGACACCCAAGGCCGGTACCTGGGCGCAGTGGAGCAGGCCGATGTTTGCCCGCTGGCGCGGGATGGCGAGCGGCTGTGGAGCGGCGGGCAGGGCCGCGTGACGCTGCAGAGCCCTCAGCATGCACGGCTTGCCAGTGACAACGCACCGGGGGTGCAGCTCGACAACCATTGGCGCTTGCTGCGCGAGCCGGGGGAGGGTGTGCAAAGGGCATGA
- the egtD gene encoding L-histidine N(alpha)-methyltransferase: MDGLMQDIPSISPKYFYDERGSTLFEAITRLPEYYVTRVEQSILRRYGDAIADSVGADPIVIEPGAGNCEKARSLCLRLQAREFVGIDISADHLQGAVLRLQANLPWLKARAIAADITQPVELPADLPGSRRLVFYPGSSIGNFEPGQAVRMLSQMRAMLGDPDEGGGLLIGIDLPKPVRVLEAAYDDASGVTAAFNRNVLEHVNQLIGSDFVPDQWAHRALFNARDSRVEMHLVARRAQSVRWPGGGRDFTEGQHIHTENSYKHTLQAFASLLESAGFRQYRSWTDEQGWFAVIHAWQ; the protein is encoded by the coding sequence ATGGATGGCCTGATGCAGGATATCCCCTCCATTTCTCCCAAATATTTCTACGACGAACGGGGTTCGACGCTGTTCGAGGCCATCACCCGGCTGCCCGAGTACTACGTCACCCGTGTCGAGCAATCGATCCTGCGGCGGTATGGTGACGCCATTGCCGATTCGGTGGGGGCGGATCCCATCGTGATCGAGCCCGGCGCCGGCAACTGCGAAAAGGCGCGCTCACTGTGCCTGAGGCTCCAGGCGAGGGAGTTCGTGGGCATCGACATTTCGGCGGATCATCTGCAGGGGGCAGTGCTGCGTCTGCAGGCCAACCTGCCGTGGCTGAAGGCTCGCGCAATTGCGGCAGACATCACGCAGCCGGTCGAGCTGCCAGCGGATCTTCCCGGGTCCCGCAGGCTGGTCTTCTACCCGGGCTCGTCCATCGGCAACTTCGAGCCGGGGCAAGCCGTCAGGATGCTCTCGCAGATGCGAGCTATGCTGGGCGACCCGGACGAGGGCGGAGGGTTGTTGATCGGCATCGACCTGCCCAAGCCGGTGCGTGTGCTCGAAGCGGCCTATGACGATGCCAGCGGGGTGACTGCGGCGTTCAACCGCAACGTGCTGGAGCATGTGAATCAATTGATTGGCAGCGACTTCGTCCCTGACCAATGGGCCCACCGCGCGCTCTTCAATGCACGGGACTCTCGCGTGGAGATGCACCTGGTGGCGCGTCGCGCGCAGAGCGTGCGCTGGCCGGGAGGAGGGCGTGATTTCACCGAGGGGCAGCATATCCATACGGAGAACAGCTACAAGCACACGCTGCAGGCGTTTGCTTCGCTGCTCGAATCCGCCGGCTTCCGGCAGTACCGGAGCTGGACTGACGAGCAGGGCTGGTTTGCGGTGATCCACGCCTGGCAGTGA
- a CDS encoding imelysin family protein produces MTKTPFSFPLPGVRGLVCAGVMLGIFGALEAKAQEPVRDAAMPYYTAADMLQSLYGKYLPERAEGFVSASKLQERALAGFCSGAETNAGALRTQWRQTHAAWLALSTPNIGPLVVRRSLRQIDFTPIRSQLIERAVRKAPQTAADMELIGTPAKGFGALDWLLHQGLKPSTAECAFALQVAKAITVEAAALASDFKTLESRRWNEGSEEGGETSGRLGATAEETGSAMAEWVNQWLGGVERLRWIEMEKPIKTVEGTDKPASFARMAMADNLLEWQAQWQSLLMHALLTPAQRQLPPVPGKDLISIEALLLTKGHIALSLRWRDALGAVTMQLNEITKEAGGVHGPQAGDRANERILALAARLKAITVMFQSDIAPALDIPLGFNDTDGD; encoded by the coding sequence ATGACGAAGACTCCATTCAGTTTTCCATTGCCGGGTGTGCGTGGTCTGGTATGCGCTGGCGTGATGCTGGGCATATTCGGTGCATTGGAGGCCAAGGCCCAGGAGCCGGTACGCGACGCTGCCATGCCTTACTACACGGCGGCCGACATGCTGCAAAGCCTGTACGGAAAGTATCTGCCTGAGCGTGCGGAAGGTTTTGTCAGCGCCTCGAAACTGCAGGAACGCGCCCTGGCGGGTTTCTGCTCCGGTGCCGAAACGAATGCCGGAGCACTGCGCACGCAATGGCGACAAACCCATGCGGCCTGGCTTGCACTCTCCACGCCGAACATCGGTCCTTTGGTGGTGCGGCGTTCGCTGCGGCAAATCGACTTCACACCGATCCGTTCGCAGTTGATCGAGCGGGCCGTCAGGAAGGCGCCTCAAACCGCTGCCGACATGGAACTGATTGGCACGCCAGCCAAGGGCTTTGGCGCGCTCGATTGGCTGCTGCATCAGGGGCTGAAGCCCTCCACCGCCGAGTGTGCCTTCGCATTGCAGGTGGCAAAAGCCATCACCGTGGAAGCCGCAGCACTTGCAAGCGATTTCAAGACGCTCGAATCCAGGAGGTGGAACGAAGGCAGCGAGGAGGGGGGCGAGACGTCGGGCAGACTTGGTGCAACCGCAGAAGAAACTGGCTCGGCCATGGCGGAGTGGGTGAATCAGTGGCTGGGCGGCGTGGAGCGCCTGCGCTGGATCGAAATGGAAAAGCCCATCAAGACGGTCGAGGGAACGGACAAGCCGGCAAGCTTTGCGCGCATGGCGATGGCCGACAACCTGCTTGAATGGCAGGCGCAATGGCAGTCGCTGCTCATGCACGCCTTGCTGACGCCGGCGCAGCGACAGTTGCCGCCCGTGCCCGGCAAGGATCTGATTTCCATTGAGGCGCTTCTGTTGACCAAGGGGCATATCGCGTTGTCGTTGCGCTGGCGCGATGCCTTGGGTGCGGTGACCATGCAGTTGAATGAGATCACGAAGGAGGCTGGCGGTGTGCACGGGCCGCAGGCCGGCGACAGGGCCAACGAACGGATTCTTGCGCTCGCGGCAAGGCTGAAGGCCATCACCGTCATGTTCCAGTCCGACATTGCGCCCGCTCTGGATATTCCGCTGGGCTTCAACGACACCGATGGTGATTGA
- the egtB gene encoding ergothioneine biosynthesis protein EgtB: MLRSDLPDLQNLPVSTTATGAGWSDLPGRYRRIRAATRRLAEPLSAEDCCAQSMPDASPVKWHLAHTTWFFETFVLERFARDFKPFDPAFRVLFNSYYNGVGERHPRPQRGLLTRPDLDTVMRYRDAVDGAMQSLLAEGRAGWHALVELGLQHEQQHQELMLTDIKHLLSCHPSWPLYRPASTGTGDRDPWDSPAPSRWMEHQGGLVQVGHAGEGFCFDNEAPRHTLFLQPFALAERLVSNAEYLAFVRDGGYRNPEHWLAEGWDWRTQLALESPLYWRRGPDGGEWQEFTLHGAQALMPAQPVVHLSYFEADAFARWSGSRLPTEAEWEVMAARSVPAGGPGPANGHFAERAVLHPEPGDGDRQLLGSVWQWTSSSYAAYPGFVPAAGAVGEYNGKFMVNQYVLRGGSCATPAEHIRASYRNFFPATARWQFTGLRLARDLR, encoded by the coding sequence ATGCTGCGTTCGGACCTCCCTGACCTCCAGAACCTCCCGGTGAGCACAACGGCGACCGGCGCCGGATGGAGCGACTTGCCGGGCCGTTACCGCAGGATTCGTGCTGCGACCCGCAGACTGGCGGAACCCCTGTCCGCCGAGGATTGCTGCGCGCAGTCCATGCCCGATGCAAGTCCCGTGAAGTGGCACCTGGCGCACACGACATGGTTCTTCGAAACCTTTGTGCTTGAGCGTTTCGCGCGCGACTTCAAGCCGTTCGACCCGGCGTTCCGCGTACTGTTCAATTCCTATTACAACGGCGTGGGCGAGCGGCACCCCAGGCCCCAGCGCGGCCTGCTCACGCGGCCCGATCTTGATACCGTGATGCGCTATCGAGATGCCGTGGATGGAGCCATGCAGTCGCTTCTCGCAGAAGGGCGCGCGGGCTGGCATGCACTGGTCGAACTGGGGCTGCAGCACGAACAGCAGCACCAGGAACTGATGCTCACGGACATCAAGCACCTGCTGTCGTGCCATCCATCGTGGCCGCTCTACAGGCCCGCAAGCACAGGCACAGGCGATAGGGATCCCTGGGATTCCCCGGCACCGTCGCGCTGGATGGAGCACCAGGGCGGCCTGGTACAGGTCGGGCATGCGGGGGAGGGCTTTTGCTTCGACAACGAGGCGCCACGCCATACGCTGTTCCTGCAGCCGTTTGCACTGGCTGAACGCCTCGTCAGCAACGCCGAATATCTGGCTTTCGTGCGTGATGGCGGCTATCGCAACCCCGAGCACTGGCTCGCGGAAGGCTGGGACTGGCGGACCCAGCTTGCGCTCGAGTCGCCGCTGTATTGGCGGCGTGGGCCGGATGGAGGGGAATGGCAGGAATTCACGCTGCACGGCGCGCAGGCGCTTATGCCTGCGCAGCCTGTTGTACACCTCTCGTACTTCGAGGCCGATGCCTTTGCGCGCTGGTCGGGATCCAGGCTGCCGACGGAAGCGGAGTGGGAGGTGATGGCCGCCCGGTCCGTCCCGGCGGGCGGCCCGGGGCCTGCGAACGGCCATTTTGCCGAGCGTGCCGTACTCCATCCGGAACCCGGCGATGGCGACCGGCAACTGCTTGGCAGTGTCTGGCAGTGGACGTCCTCCAGCTATGCGGCCTATCCGGGTTTTGTTCCTGCCGCCGGCGCCGTGGGCGAATACAACGGCAAGTTCATGGTCAACCAGTATGTGCTGCGCGGTGGCTCGTGTGCCACACCGGCGGAGCACATCCGCGCAAGCTACCGCAACTTTTTTCCGGCGACTGCCCGCTGGCAGTTCACCGGATTGCGCCTGGCCAGGGACCTGCGCTGA
- a CDS encoding OmpW/AlkL family protein, translated as MKKILLAIAAVGALTSGAAFAQTSEAAGPFMVRLRAVHLDSRNHDTTGLDLSINNKWIPEVDVSYFFTPNFAAELILTYPQKHDLRAGGDKIGSLKHLPPTLLGQYHFTGMGAFKPYIGAGINYTRFSSVRFAPAVADALSPSIKKNSWGGALQVGFDYAIDKNWSLNFDVKKVYIGTDVYSAGTKVGTFKVDPVLIGVGVGYRF; from the coding sequence ATGAAGAAAATCCTGTTGGCCATCGCAGCAGTCGGCGCACTCACTTCCGGCGCGGCATTCGCGCAGACTTCCGAAGCCGCCGGCCCCTTCATGGTGCGCCTGCGCGCTGTGCACCTGGACAGCCGCAACCATGACACCACGGGCCTCGACCTGTCGATCAACAACAAGTGGATCCCCGAGGTCGATGTTTCGTACTTCTTCACCCCCAACTTTGCCGCCGAGCTGATCCTGACCTACCCGCAGAAGCATGACCTGCGCGCGGGCGGCGACAAGATCGGTTCGCTCAAGCACCTGCCGCCCACGCTGCTGGGCCAGTACCACTTCACCGGCATGGGTGCGTTCAAGCCCTACATCGGCGCCGGCATCAACTACACCCGTTTCTCGAGCGTGCGCTTCGCTCCGGCCGTGGCCGATGCGCTGTCGCCTTCCATCAAGAAGAACAGCTGGGGCGGGGCCCTGCAGGTGGGCTTCGACTATGCGATCGACAAGAACTGGTCACTCAACTTCGACGTGAAGAAGGTCTACATCGGCACCGACGTGTATTCCGCGGGCACGAAGGTGGGTACCTTCAAGGTCGATCCCGTGCTGATCGGCGTGGGCGTGGGATATCGCTTCTGA